A genomic window from Triticum urartu cultivar G1812 chromosome 7, Tu2.1, whole genome shotgun sequence includes:
- the LOC125523965 gene encoding benzyl alcohol O-benzoyltransferase-like — MASSLLPAFTVRRGEPVLVAPAEQTPRETKTLSDIDDGEGMRFYSSGIHLYRANPDKQGVDPAAVIREALARALVPYYPLAGRLREEAGRKLVVDCEAQGVMFVEADVDLTAADFGDVQSPPFPCFEQFILESTTVAGVEPVIDRPLLYIQVTRLKCGGFIFGQRFCHCVVDAPGGMQFEKAVCELACGAAAPSITPSWGREMFMARQPPQPSYPHLEYSEPAGGAVDRMLTTPPGDVARVPFFFGPREIAGLRQRAPPHMSRSSRFELVAACIWLGRTAALGYGADEEVRLSFIVNARGRRDVPLPEGFYGNAFAYSVAATTAGELCTGGLGYALELVKKAKSAVTYDYLLSVADLMVLRGRPLFALSRTYIVSDVSHAGFKSVDFGWGEAVYGGPAKGGEGPIPGVTNYFSRSKNGKGEEGTVVPISLPKDAMEKFQLEVECLTAEI, encoded by the exons ATGGCATCGTCGCTCCTCCCGGCGTTCACGGTGCGGCGGGGCGAGCCGGTGCTGGTGGCCCCGGCGGAGCAGACGCCGCGGGAGACCAAGACGCTGTCCGACATCGACGACGGCGAGGGCATGCGGTTCTACAGCTCGGGCATCCACCTGTACCGCGCCAACCCGGACAAGCAGGGGGTCGACCCGGCCGCCGTCATCAGGGAGGCGCTGGCCAGGGCGCTCGTGCCCTACTACCCGCTCGCCGGCCGCCTCCGCGAGGAGGCCGGGAGGAAGCTCGTCGTCGACTGCGAGGCGCAGGGCGTCATGTTCGTGGAGGCCGACGTGGACCTCACCGCCGCTGACTTCGGGGACGTGCAGAGCCCCCCGTTCCCTTGCTTCGAGCAGTTCATCCTCGAGAGCACCAccgtcgccggcgtcgagccCGTCATCGACCGCCCCTTGCTCTACATCCAG GTGACGAGGCTCAAGTGCGGGGGCTTCATCTTCGGGCAGCGATTCTGCCACTGCGTGGTGGACGCGCCGGGCGGGATGCAGTTCGAGAAGGCCGTCTGCGAGCTGGCGTGCggcgccgccgcgccgtcgatcACGCCGTCATGGGGCAGGGAGATGTTCATGGCGAGGCAGCCGCCGCAGCCGTCGTACCCGCACCTAGAGTACAGCGAGCCGGCGGGCGGGGCGGTCGACCGGATGCTGACGACTCCTCCCGGCGACGTCGCGCGCGTGCCCTTCTTCTTCGGGCCACGCGAGATCGCGGGGCTGCGGCAGCGCGCGCCGCCGCACATGAGCCGGAGCTCCCGGTTCGAGCTGGTGGCGGCGTGCATCTGGCTCGGCCGCACGGCGGCGCTCGGCTACGGCGCCGACGAGGAGGTGCGGCTGTCCTTCATCGTGAACGCGCGCGGCCGCCGCGACGTGCCGCTCCCGGAGGGCTTCTACGGGAACGCGTTCGCCTACTCCGTGGCGGCGACCACAGCCGGGGAGCTCTGCACCGGCGGGCTGGGGTACGCGCTGGAGCTggtgaagaaggccaagtcgGCCGTGACGTACGACTACCTGCTGTCGGTGGCGGACCTGATGGTGCtccgggggcggcccctgttcgCGCTGTCGCGGACGTACATCGTGTCGGACGTGAGCCACGCCGGGTTCAAGAGCGTGGACTTCGGGTGGGGTGAGGCCGTGTACGGCGGGCCGGCCAAGGGCGGCGAGGGGCCGATCCCCGGCGTGACCAACTACTTCTCCAGGTCCAAGAACGGCAAGGGGGAGGAGGGCACCGTGGTGCCCATCAGCCTGCCCAAGGACGCCATGGAGAAGTTCCAGCTCGAGGTGGAATGTCTCACCGCCGAGATCTAG